One part of the Niveispirillum cyanobacteriorum genome encodes these proteins:
- a CDS encoding AAA family ATPase, with the protein MKRVFATTSNSIAFDEAVRALAGRGAREASWLLLCGAAGHGKTALSRHYAAEEGGLYLRAKAHWTQAAFLAELAAGLGQVPEGRNAANFDLAARALTAQPRPLVVDEIDHVLDRRQTLECLRDLSDVTGASIVIVGMEEAERRLKRFPQVYSRISQVVRTKPQARDFVAAILSDLCEVAVEDGVAEVVLAQTGGHLREILDAIATIEAIGRRQGGDPLVTAAMARAVPLTGGRAARPGR; encoded by the coding sequence ATGAAGCGCGTTTTTGCCACCACATCCAATTCCATCGCCTTTGACGAGGCCGTGCGCGCGCTGGCCGGGCGGGGCGCGCGGGAGGCGTCTTGGCTGCTGCTCTGCGGGGCGGCGGGCCATGGCAAGACGGCGCTGTCCCGCCATTATGCAGCCGAGGAGGGTGGGCTTTACCTGCGTGCCAAGGCGCATTGGACCCAGGCCGCCTTTCTGGCCGAACTGGCCGCCGGGCTGGGCCAGGTGCCGGAAGGGCGCAATGCCGCCAATTTCGATCTGGCCGCCCGCGCCCTGACCGCCCAGCCCCGCCCCTTGGTGGTGGACGAAATCGACCATGTGCTGGACCGGCGCCAGACGCTGGAATGCCTGCGCGACCTGTCGGATGTGACGGGGGCCAGCATCGTGATTGTCGGGATGGAGGAGGCCGAACGCCGCCTGAAACGCTTTCCCCAGGTCTATAGCCGCATCAGCCAGGTGGTGCGGACCAAACCGCAGGCCCGCGATTTCGTGGCCGCCATCCTGTCTGATCTGTGCGAGGTGGCGGTGGAGGATGGGGTGGCGGAGGTGGTGCTGGCCCAGACGGGCGGGCACCTGCGCGAGATCCTGGACGCCATCGCCACCATCGAGGCCATTGGCCGGCGCCAGGGGGGCGATCCGCTGGTTACCGCCGCCATGGCACGGGCCGTGCCCCTGACCGGGGGCCGCGCGGCGCGGCCGGGGCGGTGA
- a CDS encoding helix-turn-helix domain-containing protein produces MAKGTHVPQPELDLDLDLGQTKPVWGKPRPGPDRLDRLRRRDSLPLLPDTYQIILRLVGEERTISFIRRFGGTDARFPARPAPDHAMVRILGPENLRSLRREFGPLEIHWPAASDFLALVDARCLRRQGWSTRDIARRLYRDPKTIERYVKGMRLEKPQPMQAPLPLFDAQLP; encoded by the coding sequence ATGGCCAAAGGCACACATGTGCCGCAGCCGGAACTGGACTTGGACCTGGACCTGGGGCAAACCAAACCGGTCTGGGGCAAACCCAGACCGGGCCCGGACCGGTTGGACCGGCTACGTCGCCGCGACAGCCTGCCGCTGCTGCCAGACACCTATCAGATCATTCTGCGGTTGGTGGGCGAGGAACGCACCATCAGCTTCATCCGCCGCTTTGGCGGCACCGACGCCCGGTTTCCCGCGCGCCCGGCCCCAGACCATGCCATGGTGCGTATCCTGGGGCCGGAAAACCTGCGCAGCCTGCGCCGCGAATTCGGGCCCCTGGAAATCCACTGGCCCGCCGCATCCGATTTTCTGGCCCTGGTCGATGCCAGGTGCCTGCGCAGGCAGGGATGGTCAACACGCGATATCGCCCGCAGGCTGTACCGCGATCCCAAGACCATCGAACGCTATGTGAAGGGTATGCGGCTTGAAAAACCCCAGCCGATGCAAGCCCCGCTGCCGCTGTTTGATGCCCAGCTCCCTTGA
- a CDS encoding helix-turn-helix transcriptional regulator, whose product MSFRSKIDKRRQTYIRLLGEIAHALNKALEEEHAQRGLTQADIARVLGKQKSFVSRKLSGDTNMTLETLADLAYALNRPVRVTLPSREPAVGQNFSQRFPVGGTVAQTPARATAPAAETAVKTGIVHRAYWSTPAMKVAVHA is encoded by the coding sequence ATGTCCTTTAGGTCAAAGATCGACAAACGCCGACAGACCTATATCCGCCTGCTGGGTGAGATTGCGCATGCCCTGAACAAGGCGCTTGAGGAAGAGCATGCGCAGCGCGGCCTGACCCAGGCCGATATCGCCCGCGTGCTGGGCAAACAGAAATCCTTCGTGTCGCGCAAATTGTCGGGCGACACCAACATGACGCTGGAAACGCTGGCCGATCTGGCCTACGCGCTGAACCGGCCTGTGCGCGTAACCCTGCCCTCGCGGGAACCGGCGGTTGGGCAGAATTTTTCTCAACGCTTCCCGGTGGGCGGGACCGTTGCCCAAACCCCGGCGCGCGCCACAGCGCCCGCGGCAGAGACGGCGGTGAAGACAGGGATCGTGCATCGCGCATATTGGTCCACCCCGGCAATGAAGGTGGCCGTCCATGCGTGA